A stretch of Thermoleophilia bacterium DNA encodes these proteins:
- the zwf gene encoding glucose-6-phosphate dehydrogenase, giving the protein MSTPADGIVLFGATGDLAYKKLFPALRSLEERGLLGMPVIGIAREGWTRERLCTRIRASLADAGVPPGDPAAMRLIASVRYVHGEYADPATFDRLAAAMSDVSRPVFYLAIPPAFFGGIVDALTAQGLTTGARVVVEKPVGRDLASAKDLNALLARDLHEDQIFRIDHFLGYEQVQNLIVTRFGNALLEPLWNRRYVSHVHIEMSESFGVDGRGAFYETVGCLRDVVQNHLLQLVCILAMEPPVSMDADCIADEKVKVLKSITPLTSDAIVRGQYEGYCDEAGVAPDSDVDTFCALRFEIDSWRWAGVPFTIRAGKRLARTVTEAAVEYGRPPRQLVTDADGQVEPNRMRFRLKPDDLIQISLQVKQPGDELVMETVDLSVHYAERLGPPGPAAYERLLGDAIIGEKRLFARGDLVEASWGVIEPLLVDPPPVFRYRCGSMGPVEADRLLPLNLDSMLSQSHVPMTT; this is encoded by the coding sequence GTGAGCACCCCCGCGGACGGAATCGTCCTCTTCGGTGCCACGGGTGACCTGGCCTACAAGAAGCTCTTTCCTGCGCTCCGGTCACTTGAAGAGCGCGGGCTGCTGGGGATGCCGGTCATCGGAATCGCCCGCGAGGGGTGGACGCGCGAGAGGCTCTGCACCCGGATCCGTGCGTCGCTGGCGGATGCCGGGGTGCCGCCCGGCGACCCCGCCGCGATGCGACTCATCGCCTCAGTTCGCTACGTGCACGGTGAGTACGCCGACCCCGCCACGTTCGACCGGCTCGCCGCCGCGATGTCGGACGTCTCACGTCCGGTTTTCTATCTGGCGATCCCCCCGGCCTTCTTCGGCGGGATCGTGGACGCCCTCACGGCGCAGGGGCTCACCACCGGTGCCCGGGTGGTGGTCGAGAAGCCGGTCGGCCGGGATCTCGCATCGGCCAAAGATCTGAACGCCCTCCTCGCCCGCGATCTGCACGAGGATCAGATCTTCCGAATCGACCACTTCCTCGGCTACGAGCAGGTGCAAAACCTCATTGTCACGCGGTTCGGCAACGCCCTGCTCGAGCCCCTGTGGAACCGACGTTACGTGAGCCACGTGCACATCGAGATGAGCGAGTCGTTCGGTGTGGACGGTCGGGGCGCGTTCTACGAGACGGTCGGATGCCTGCGTGACGTGGTGCAGAACCACCTGTTGCAGTTGGTGTGCATCCTCGCCATGGAACCGCCGGTGTCGATGGACGCCGATTGCATCGCCGACGAAAAGGTGAAGGTGCTCAAGTCCATCACGCCCCTCACGTCGGATGCGATCGTGCGCGGGCAGTACGAGGGTTATTGCGACGAGGCAGGCGTGGCCCCGGACAGCGATGTGGATACCTTCTGCGCCCTCCGTTTCGAGATCGACTCGTGGCGGTGGGCCGGCGTGCCGTTCACCATCCGCGCGGGCAAACGGCTGGCGCGTACCGTCACTGAGGCGGCGGTGGAGTACGGCCGGCCCCCCCGCCAACTCGTCACAGACGCCGACGGGCAGGTCGAACCAAACCGGATGCGGTTCCGTCTGAAGCCCGACGACCTCATCCAGATCAGCCTGCAGGTGAAGCAGCCGGGCGACGAGTTGGTCATGGAGACCGTTGACCTGTCGGTGCACTACGCCGAGCGACTCGGCCCGCCGGGTCCGGCGGCATACGAGCGCCTCCTCGGCGACGCCATCATCGGCGAGAAGCGCCTGTTCGCGCGCGGTGACCTCGTGGAGGCATCGTGGGGGGTCATCGAGCCGCTCTTGGTGGATCCGCCGCCGGTGTTCCGGTACCGGTGCGGCAGCATGGGGCCGGTGGAGGCCGACCGCCTGCTCCCTCTGAATCTCGATTCGATGTTGAGTCAATCGCACGTCCCCATGACGACATGA
- a CDS encoding DUF948 domain-containing protein: MGWSDVASLALAIFLIAVGAGLFYLFVRLGELFGRVEQSIKEVTDETVPILTRVQVTVDEINAQLGHVDEILTSAVSATKSAEQAASTVSKTVTGPARALSGLSASAVEALRSFRARRASGTPSDGPVRHESPY, translated from the coding sequence ATGGGATGGTCTGACGTAGCCAGCCTTGCGCTCGCAATCTTCCTGATCGCCGTCGGAGCCGGGCTCTTCTACCTGTTCGTTCGTCTGGGCGAACTGTTCGGCAGGGTGGAGCAGTCGATCAAGGAGGTCACCGACGAGACGGTGCCGATCCTCACCCGCGTGCAGGTAACCGTGGACGAGATCAACGCGCAGTTGGGCCACGTGGACGAGATCTTGACCAGTGCCGTGAGCGCAACGAAGAGCGCGGAGCAGGCCGCGAGCACGGTGTCGAAGACCGTTACTGGTCCCGCCCGCGCCCTCAGCGGACTCTCGGCGTCGGCCGTTGAGGCGCTCAGGTCGTTCCGTGCCCGTCGCGCCAGTGGCACGCCCTCCGACGGCCCGGTGCGGCACGAGAGCCCGTATTGA
- the ruvX gene encoding Holliday junction resolvase RuvX, with amino-acid sequence MKALGLDLGRARTGVAVSDPSGTLVRPLPVIVEIDRPAGVAALDQVIAQEAPDVIVIGEPRLMSGEVGEQAHHARSFAGRLRSRVDARVELMDERMSTTEAERRQRESGSTADMDSLAACVILDAWLTARGDGG; translated from the coding sequence ATGAAGGCCCTCGGACTCGATCTTGGGCGCGCGCGAACCGGAGTTGCCGTGAGCGACCCGTCCGGGACGCTCGTGCGACCTCTGCCCGTGATCGTTGAGATCGACCGACCCGCCGGGGTGGCCGCACTCGACCAGGTCATTGCCCAGGAGGCCCCGGATGTCATCGTCATCGGCGAGCCCCGCCTTATGTCGGGGGAGGTGGGGGAGCAGGCCCACCACGCCCGATCCTTCGCGGGACGCCTACGGTCCCGCGTGGACGCCCGCGTGGAGTTGATGGATGAGCGCATGTCCACGACGGAGGCCGAGCGACGTCAGCGTGAGAGCGGTTCCACCGCAGACATGGACAGTCTCGCCGCGTGCGTCATCCTCGACGCGTGGCTCACAGCGCGGGGTGACGGGGGATGA
- the alaS gene encoding alanine--tRNA ligase, with protein MPRVTTSEIREGFLRYFEREDHLRIPSSSLVPFEDDPSVLLTIAGMQPLKSYFLGRSQPPAARMTSAQKCFRTLDIDQVGRTARHLTFFEMLGNFSIGDYFKDDAIRFGFELSTEVLGFDPEQIWITVFAGMDGVPADDEALERWVELGIPRERIQRLGEADNFWKAGPTGPCGPNTELYLDRGPAFGPDGGPVTGTDRFLEFWNLVFMQYDRAEDGTLTTLPARNIDTGAGLERLAAILQDRTTIFETDGFRPLIAWAEQASGRTYGTHPRTDRSMRVLADHSRAMTFLAADGVRPGNDGRDYILRRIIRRAVSEAASLGLAPTRLVGLVDIVADGYGDAYPEIIAERSSVADVVGAEAEQFARTLEQGTRLLEEVLARSRSGGVISGDDAFRLHDTFGFPLDLTCDAAAEHGVQVDEAGFDLLMEAQRDRARAAARTGTGVTRTAAESLSARTDTTQFVGYDELEVVTVVTALMPLDDGEALVKVARSPFYAEGGGQVSDDGWVTGAAGSARVLDVLRVGDDQVLRVAITGDLPEGASVTATVDVARRHATQANHTATHVLGWALRGVLGDGVRQAGSYVGPDKLRFDFRHRGRIAPDVLEEIEAEVNARVAEDTPVRTQVMPRAEADALGAIGLFEEKYGEVVRVVQTGDFSNELCGGCHVSRTGEIGPLVIVSAGSSGADTRRIEAVTGLAALDHLRLRNRDLADEVAQQDERIRRLEADLKAARSGRVDVAAIVDAAEVVGVVCIVAAEVDAADMDELLALTDRVAQAMGPGSAVVLGAGADGKALLVAKFDEAAVSAGMSATDLMREVAPVVGGGGGGKPGLARAGGTEAEHIPEAIDRAWAVLRSVAG; from the coding sequence TTGCCGCGCGTGACCACCTCTGAGATCCGCGAGGGCTTCCTCCGCTACTTCGAGCGTGAGGACCATCTCCGGATTCCCTCCTCATCGCTCGTGCCGTTCGAGGACGATCCGTCCGTGCTGCTCACCATCGCGGGGATGCAACCGCTCAAGTCGTACTTCCTGGGGCGGTCCCAGCCCCCTGCCGCACGGATGACCAGCGCACAGAAGTGCTTCCGTACCCTCGACATCGATCAGGTGGGCCGCACCGCGCGCCACCTCACATTCTTCGAGATGCTCGGCAACTTCTCGATCGGTGACTACTTCAAGGACGACGCGATCAGGTTCGGGTTCGAACTGTCCACCGAGGTGCTCGGATTCGACCCCGAGCAGATCTGGATCACGGTCTTTGCGGGGATGGACGGTGTACCGGCTGACGACGAGGCCCTCGAGCGCTGGGTGGAGCTCGGAATCCCCCGTGAACGCATCCAACGCCTCGGCGAGGCCGACAACTTTTGGAAGGCCGGGCCCACGGGTCCGTGCGGCCCCAACACCGAGCTCTACCTCGACCGCGGGCCCGCCTTCGGACCGGACGGCGGTCCCGTCACGGGTACCGACCGGTTCCTCGAGTTCTGGAACCTCGTGTTTATGCAGTACGACCGCGCCGAGGACGGCACGCTCACGACCTTGCCGGCGAGGAACATCGACACCGGCGCCGGACTCGAACGCCTCGCGGCCATCCTTCAGGACCGGACCACCATCTTCGAGACCGACGGTTTTCGCCCGCTCATCGCGTGGGCGGAGCAGGCCTCGGGTCGTACGTACGGAACTCACCCGCGCACGGACCGTTCCATGCGGGTGCTCGCGGATCACTCACGCGCCATGACGTTCCTGGCCGCCGACGGGGTGAGGCCGGGCAATGATGGTCGCGATTACATCCTCCGGCGCATCATTCGCCGCGCGGTGAGCGAGGCCGCGTCCCTCGGCCTCGCGCCCACACGCCTCGTAGGCCTCGTGGACATCGTGGCCGACGGCTACGGCGACGCCTACCCCGAGATCATCGCGGAGCGGTCGTCGGTGGCCGACGTGGTGGGGGCCGAGGCCGAGCAGTTCGCCCGGACCCTCGAGCAAGGGACGCGTTTGCTTGAGGAGGTACTCGCCCGCTCCCGCTCCGGAGGGGTCATCAGTGGTGACGATGCCTTCCGTCTGCACGACACCTTCGGGTTCCCGCTCGACCTCACGTGCGACGCCGCCGCGGAGCACGGCGTTCAGGTGGACGAGGCCGGCTTCGATCTCCTCATGGAGGCCCAGCGCGACCGTGCGCGCGCGGCGGCCCGGACGGGCACGGGCGTCACCCGCACAGCGGCCGAGTCCCTCTCCGCACGCACTGACACCACACAGTTCGTGGGATACGACGAACTGGAGGTGGTTACCGTCGTCACGGCCCTCATGCCGCTCGACGACGGTGAGGCCCTCGTCAAGGTTGCCCGATCGCCGTTCTACGCCGAGGGCGGTGGACAGGTGAGCGACGACGGGTGGGTAACGGGCGCCGCGGGCAGCGCCCGTGTGCTCGACGTGCTCCGGGTCGGTGACGACCAAGTGCTCCGCGTCGCCATCACCGGCGATCTGCCGGAGGGGGCGTCGGTTACGGCGACTGTGGACGTGGCCCGTCGGCACGCGACGCAGGCCAACCACACAGCGACCCACGTGCTGGGTTGGGCACTGCGCGGGGTTCTGGGCGACGGCGTACGCCAGGCGGGGTCCTACGTGGGTCCGGACAAGTTGCGTTTCGACTTCCGTCACCGCGGTCGCATCGCGCCCGATGTTCTCGAGGAGATCGAGGCGGAGGTCAACGCCCGCGTGGCGGAGGACACGCCCGTGCGTACTCAGGTCATGCCGCGTGCCGAGGCCGACGCCCTCGGAGCCATCGGTCTGTTCGAGGAGAAGTACGGCGAGGTGGTGCGCGTGGTGCAGACCGGCGACTTCTCGAACGAACTCTGCGGTGGCTGCCATGTGTCCCGGACCGGCGAGATCGGCCCTCTGGTGATCGTGTCGGCGGGCAGCAGCGGTGCGGACACCCGACGTATCGAAGCCGTCACCGGACTGGCCGCCCTGGACCATCTGCGGTTGCGCAACCGTGATCTGGCCGATGAGGTCGCCCAGCAGGACGAACGCATCCGTAGGTTGGAGGCCGACTTGAAGGCCGCCCGATCTGGGCGGGTGGATGTCGCCGCGATCGTCGACGCCGCCGAGGTTGTCGGCGTCGTCTGCATCGTCGCTGCCGAGGTCGACGCCGCCGACATGGACGAGCTGCTGGCACTCACCGACCGGGTGGCGCAGGCCATGGGGCCCGGATCGGCGGTCGTGCTCGGTGCGGGTGCGGATGGGAAGGCTCTCCTCGTTGCCAAGTTCGACGAGGCCGCGGTGTCCGCGGGGATGTCGGCCACCGATCTCATGCGCGAGGTGGCCCCCGTGGTCGGCGGTGGCGGTGGTGGCAAGCCGGGACTGGCCCGGGCGGGCGGCACGGAGGCGGAACACATCCCTGAGGCCATAGATCGCGCGTGGGCGGTACTCCGATCGGTTGCCGGATGA
- a CDS encoding ROK family protein: MRRALGIDVGGSGIKAAVVDLDRGEIVGERVRVDTPHPATPDAVVGATHELVAHLLTGDPVGIGLPGPVVDGVLTVATHIDSAWVGMLVEPLFTEALGCPVAVLNDADAAGIAEATYGAAMGISGTVLLLTLGTGIGSALLRDGVLVPNTEFGHVSVRGMDAEHLAAASVRSAEALSWKEWADRLSEVISVMDGLFWPDLVLLGGGVSREADQFIHLLDVRPPVCAAALRNRAGIVGAAAFADRQRVA, from the coding sequence ATGAGGCGTGCCCTCGGCATCGACGTGGGCGGGAGCGGGATCAAGGCCGCGGTCGTGGACCTCGACCGGGGTGAGATCGTCGGCGAGCGGGTGCGGGTGGACACGCCCCATCCGGCCACACCCGACGCCGTGGTGGGCGCCACGCACGAGTTGGTGGCACATCTGCTCACCGGTGACCCGGTGGGCATCGGGTTGCCCGGGCCGGTGGTGGATGGCGTACTCACGGTCGCCACACACATCGATTCGGCTTGGGTGGGGATGCTCGTCGAACCCCTGTTCACCGAGGCCCTCGGCTGTCCAGTGGCGGTGCTGAACGACGCCGATGCGGCGGGTATCGCCGAGGCCACCTACGGGGCCGCCATGGGGATCTCCGGCACCGTGCTCCTGCTCACGCTCGGCACGGGCATCGGCTCGGCCCTGCTCCGGGACGGTGTGCTCGTGCCCAACACCGAGTTCGGACACGTTTCGGTGCGAGGGATGGATGCCGAACACCTTGCGGCGGCATCCGTGCGGTCCGCGGAGGCCCTGTCGTGGAAGGAGTGGGCCGATCGCCTGTCGGAGGTCATTTCCGTGATGGACGGCCTCTTCTGGCCCGATCTGGTGCTTCTTGGCGGCGGCGTTTCGCGCGAAGCTGACCAGTTCATCCACTTGCTGGACGTACGTCCCCCCGTATGTGCTGCCGCGCTTCGGAACCGGGCGGGCATTGTCGGCGCGGCGGCGTTCGCGGATCGGCAGCGGGTGGCATGA
- a CDS encoding exonuclease SbcCD subunit D: protein MTTFLHTADWHLGMTRRFLSSEAQARYADARIQAVRDLAGIARDEECAFVVACGDLFDSNHVDRQIVARALEAMAAFTVPVLLLPGNHDPLDAGSVYRSRMFLERKPAAVTVIEGTDPIAVVPGIEVVGAPWTTRRPGADLVAAALTGLAPPPSGTTRVLVAHGVVDVLSPDPDDPGLIVTASLRAALDAGVASYVALGDRHSCTVVVDDPRVRYPGSPVATDHREVDSGSALVVRLGDGSVDARSVPVGHWAFVRRDVLLNGDESIEHLGTDLAVIPDKQRTIVRLALAGTLRMGEDARLHQMLAEYEDLFASLTVSERSSRVVVVGDESELHDLGLSGYANAAVAEINALSVAEGPQQRAAQDALRIVYRLVGSRT, encoded by the coding sequence ATGACGACTTTCCTCCATACCGCCGACTGGCATCTGGGCATGACCCGGCGCTTCCTTTCCTCAGAGGCGCAGGCGCGCTACGCAGACGCTCGCATCCAAGCGGTACGTGATCTCGCAGGCATCGCGCGCGATGAGGAGTGCGCATTCGTGGTGGCCTGCGGCGATCTGTTCGACTCCAACCATGTGGATCGTCAGATCGTGGCACGGGCGCTTGAGGCGATGGCGGCGTTCACGGTCCCCGTTCTGCTGTTACCCGGTAACCACGATCCGCTGGATGCCGGATCGGTGTATCGGTCGCGCATGTTCCTCGAGCGGAAGCCCGCCGCGGTCACGGTGATCGAGGGAACGGACCCCATCGCGGTGGTTCCTGGGATCGAGGTGGTGGGTGCGCCGTGGACCACGCGGCGCCCGGGGGCCGATCTCGTGGCGGCGGCGCTCACGGGACTCGCACCGCCCCCTTCGGGGACGACGCGAGTTCTCGTGGCGCATGGGGTGGTGGACGTGCTCTCCCCAGACCCCGACGACCCCGGGCTTATCGTCACGGCCTCGCTCCGTGCGGCGTTGGACGCCGGGGTGGCCTCGTACGTCGCGCTTGGGGATCGCCACTCCTGCACCGTGGTGGTGGATGATCCGCGCGTGCGGTATCCCGGTTCACCGGTCGCCACCGATCACCGCGAGGTGGACTCGGGCTCGGCGTTGGTGGTGCGGCTGGGCGACGGTTCCGTCGACGCCCGGTCGGTGCCGGTGGGTCACTGGGCCTTTGTGCGGCGTGACGTGCTCCTGAACGGGGACGAGTCGATCGAGCACCTCGGTACGGATCTGGCGGTCATCCCAGACAAACAGCGCACGATCGTCCGCCTCGCGCTGGCGGGAACCCTCAGAATGGGTGAGGACGCTCGTCTGCACCAGATGTTGGCCGAGTATGAGGACCTGTTCGCAAGCCTGACTGTGTCGGAGCGCAGCAGCCGTGTGGTGGTGGTGGGGGACGAGAGCGAGTTGCACGACCTCGGCCTGTCGGGGTACGCGAACGCGGCCGTGGCCGAGATCAACGCGCTGTCGGTGGCCGAGGGGCCCCAGCAGCGGGCAGCCCAAGATGCGCTCCGCATCGTGTACCGCCTCGTGGGATCGCGTACATGA
- a CDS encoding cobalamin biosynthesis protein CbiX, producing MTPMADSAHTRRIGVIVVDHGSRRAESNEMLEQLTRTAIADTLSYDIVEPAHMELAEPSIAAAFDTCVARGATSVVIQPYFLLPGRHWHQDIPALAEAAASRHPEVPFLVAAPFGAHPLMADVVSARVEYCLAHARGEVPECEACAGTGVCRMRTAGAMDASLDH from the coding sequence ATGACACCCATGGCTGACTCAGCGCACACCCGCCGCATCGGCGTGATCGTGGTGGATCACGGAAGCCGCCGCGCCGAGAGCAACGAGATGCTCGAGCAACTCACCCGCACCGCCATCGCCGATACGCTGTCGTACGACATTGTTGAGCCTGCGCACATGGAGTTGGCCGAACCCTCCATCGCCGCCGCGTTCGACACCTGTGTGGCGCGCGGCGCGACGTCCGTCGTCATTCAGCCGTACTTCTTGCTGCCGGGTAGGCACTGGCATCAGGACATCCCAGCATTGGCCGAGGCGGCGGCGTCACGTCACCCGGAGGTGCCGTTTCTCGTGGCCGCTCCGTTCGGAGCGCACCCCCTGATGGCCGACGTGGTGTCGGCCCGCGTGGAGTACTGCCTTGCACACGCGCGCGGTGAAGTTCCGGAGTGTGAGGCCTGCGCCGGCACCGGTGTGTGCCGCATGCGTACCGCCGGGGCCATGGACGCATCGCTCGATCACTAG
- a CDS encoding HU family DNA-binding protein yields MNKTEFAKELAGRTELTLAQAANVTEHFLDLLKEGVHKGERIAFLGFGTFSTARRAARTGVNPRNPTQKVKIPARTVVRFAAGSRFKEAANGKFKPLGTPVAPTAKKDVKKVAASSGKVVKKATASVTKDVKKIAAVAKKDVKKAAPKKGK; encoded by the coding sequence ATGAACAAGACCGAGTTCGCGAAGGAATTGGCCGGGCGGACCGAGTTGACGCTCGCTCAAGCTGCCAACGTCACCGAGCACTTCCTTGATCTTCTGAAGGAGGGTGTCCACAAGGGCGAGCGCATCGCGTTCCTCGGATTCGGCACGTTCTCGACGGCGCGTCGTGCCGCCCGAACGGGCGTCAACCCCCGCAACCCAACCCAGAAGGTCAAGATTCCGGCCCGCACCGTGGTCCGCTTCGCGGCGGGTAGTCGTTTCAAGGAGGCCGCGAACGGCAAGTTCAAGCCGCTCGGCACGCCAGTGGCCCCCACGGCCAAGAAGGACGTAAAGAAAGTTGCGGCGTCGTCGGGCAAGGTCGTGAAGAAGGCCACCGCATCGGTCACGAAAGACGTGAAGAAGATTGCTGCGGTGGCGAAGAAGGACGTGAAGAAGGCAGCTCCAAAGAAGGGCAAGTAG
- the gnd gene encoding decarboxylating 6-phosphogluconate dehydrogenase, which produces MRIAMMGLGRMGANMAVRLQRAGHEVVGFDRSPVAIAQAEERGIAPVADVRTLVASLDSPRVVWFMLPAAVTGAAIDDVASLLDPGDIVVDGGNGRHHDDISRAAALGARGIHYVDVGVSGGVWGCDRGYCLMVGGDESAIATLAPVLSALAPGVDGAPRTPGRTGPPTAAEEGWLHCGPVGSGHFVKMVHNGIEYGLMAAYAEGLNILHHADAGAQTRVADAETAPLDDERMYRYDIDVAAITELWRRGSVVGSWLLDLIAEQFVADATLEGFAGHVADSGEGRWALQAAIDEGVPSPVLAAALFSRFSSRGNDEFANKVLSAMRRGFGGHVENGG; this is translated from the coding sequence ATGCGGATCGCGATGATGGGTCTCGGCAGGATGGGCGCCAACATGGCTGTGCGCCTCCAGCGCGCCGGGCATGAGGTGGTCGGGTTCGACCGGTCGCCCGTGGCCATCGCCCAGGCCGAGGAGCGCGGCATCGCGCCCGTCGCTGACGTGCGCACTCTCGTCGCGTCGCTCGATTCCCCGCGTGTGGTGTGGTTCATGCTTCCCGCGGCCGTGACGGGCGCCGCCATCGACGATGTGGCATCGCTCCTCGACCCCGGCGACATCGTGGTGGATGGGGGTAACGGCCGCCACCACGACGACATTTCGAGGGCCGCAGCGCTCGGTGCACGGGGAATCCACTACGTGGATGTCGGCGTGAGCGGTGGCGTGTGGGGGTGCGACCGCGGCTACTGCCTCATGGTGGGGGGCGACGAATCGGCAATCGCCACCTTGGCCCCAGTGCTCTCGGCGCTGGCCCCCGGCGTGGACGGTGCACCGCGCACCCCGGGCCGGACCGGTCCGCCCACCGCCGCCGAGGAGGGGTGGCTGCATTGCGGCCCCGTGGGTTCCGGGCACTTCGTGAAGATGGTGCATAACGGCATCGAGTATGGGTTGATGGCCGCGTACGCCGAGGGCCTCAACATCCTGCACCATGCCGATGCGGGCGCACAGACTCGCGTGGCGGATGCCGAGACGGCACCGCTGGATGATGAGCGTATGTACCGCTACGACATCGACGTGGCGGCCATCACCGAGCTCTGGCGCCGGGGGAGTGTTGTGGGCTCCTGGCTGCTCGATCTCATTGCGGAGCAGTTCGTGGCCGATGCCACCCTCGAAGGCTTCGCCGGCCACGTGGCCGACTCGGGCGAGGGCCGTTGGGCACTGCAGGCCGCGATTGACGAGGGGGTGCCATCCCCGGTGCTCGCGGCCGCGTTATTCAGCCGGTTCTCCAGCCGTGGCAACGACGAGTTCGCGAACAAGGTGCTGTCCGCCATGCGGCGGGGCTTCGGCGGGCACGTGGAGAACGGCGGGTGA
- the mltG gene encoding endolytic transglycosylase MltG yields the protein MSTSRRPRGPARATPVGRTVIKMLVPIIGLFVVIVVVLVLVGGRVSGGGGVVSSPQLVDVLFPEGLRRSEMAATLENNTGVSAATYLAATDPSKTGQALAGATTPTSLEGFLFPATYPVDPARSVAELVDYQVRTYVSRTADVDYSYANKRNLTKYDVLILASIVEREALRKKDRGLIAGVFYNRLRLGMRIDSDVTVNYVIGSWSKALTAADLRIDSPYNTRRYLGLPPGPICNPGLESIEAAANPTPTPYLFFVASPSGTVYYATDEADFAQVVARAGQEGG from the coding sequence ATGAGTACGTCTCGGCGACCGCGGGGGCCTGCCCGTGCAACCCCGGTCGGTCGCACGGTCATCAAGATGCTGGTGCCGATCATCGGCCTGTTCGTGGTCATCGTGGTGGTGCTGGTTCTCGTGGGAGGCCGCGTCTCGGGTGGGGGCGGGGTGGTCTCCTCGCCCCAACTCGTGGATGTGCTGTTCCCCGAAGGTCTCCGGCGCAGCGAGATGGCAGCGACCCTTGAGAATAATACGGGCGTGTCCGCCGCCACCTACCTCGCGGCAACCGACCCATCGAAGACCGGGCAGGCACTGGCCGGTGCCACGACGCCCACGTCACTCGAGGGATTCCTGTTCCCGGCCACCTACCCCGTGGATCCTGCGCGTTCCGTTGCGGAGCTGGTGGACTACCAAGTACGCACGTATGTCAGTCGCACGGCGGATGTGGACTACTCATACGCGAACAAACGGAACCTCACGAAGTACGACGTGTTGATCCTTGCCTCGATCGTGGAACGTGAGGCCTTACGGAAAAAGGATCGCGGGTTGATCGCGGGCGTGTTCTACAACCGGCTTCGCTTGGGGATGCGGATCGACAGCGATGTCACGGTGAACTACGTGATCGGGTCGTGGTCGAAGGCACTCACGGCGGCGGACCTCAGGATCGACTCGCCCTACAACACGCGTCGCTACCTCGGGCTGCCCCCCGGGCCCATCTGCAACCCGGGCCTCGAGTCCATCGAGGCGGCGGCCAACCCGACCCCGACCCCGTACCTGTTCTTTGTCGCCAGCCCGAGTGGAACGGTGTACTACGCGACCGACGAGGCGGACTTCGCCCAGGTGGTCGCCCGAGCGGGACAGGAGGGCGGATGA
- the aroE gene encoding shikimate dehydrogenase has translation MTRAPWPTATTRFVGVIGWPVDHSLSPSMHNAAFRALDLDWAYLAFPIHPDHVHTAVRGLFRAGCAGLNVTIPHKHAVIECCSSVTPAVEAIGAANTLIPDGNGGMTGDNTDAEGFLRALDEAGPIELQGANVLLIGAGGAAKAVAFALTGRGARLRVANRTEETAATLGDVVPFTREAMEDAARSAVLVVNATSLGMGTDEVPDELPVEGIGPGTVAFDLVYRATPTPWLCTVGAQGARTVDGLGMLLHQGAAAFQQWTGSEAPLEAMRAGLTSPEVG, from the coding sequence ATGACGAGGGCGCCGTGGCCCACCGCAACGACGCGGTTCGTCGGTGTCATCGGGTGGCCGGTGGATCACTCGCTGTCGCCGTCGATGCACAACGCGGCGTTTCGGGCTCTCGACCTCGATTGGGCGTACCTCGCGTTTCCGATCCACCCGGATCACGTGCACACGGCCGTGCGGGGTCTCTTTCGGGCGGGCTGCGCCGGGTTGAACGTCACCATTCCACACAAGCACGCGGTGATCGAGTGCTGCTCGTCGGTCACGCCCGCCGTGGAGGCGATCGGCGCTGCGAACACGCTCATCCCCGACGGTAACGGTGGGATGACCGGTGACAACACCGACGCCGAGGGATTCCTGCGGGCGCTCGATGAGGCTGGGCCGATCGAGCTCCAGGGCGCGAACGTGCTGCTGATTGGCGCGGGCGGGGCGGCGAAGGCCGTGGCATTCGCACTGACGGGCCGTGGCGCCCGTCTGCGGGTGGCCAATCGCACCGAGGAGACGGCCGCGACGCTGGGTGATGTGGTGCCCTTTACCCGTGAAGCGATGGAGGATGCCGCCCGGTCGGCGGTACTCGTGGTGAACGCGACCAGCCTTGGCATGGGCACCGACGAGGTTCCCGACGAGTTACCGGTGGAGGGCATCGGACCGGGCACTGTGGCATTCGACCTGGTCTATCGGGCGACTCCGACTCCGTGGCTGTGCACCGTGGGTGCGCAGGGCGCCCGCACGGTGGACGGTCTCGGAATGCTGCTGCACCAAGGGGCAGCAGCATTCCAGCAGTGGACCGGGTCCGAAGCGCCACTTGAGGCGATGCGGGCCGGACTCACCTCGCCGGAGGTGGGCTGA